In Triticum aestivum cultivar Chinese Spring chromosome 5B, IWGSC CS RefSeq v2.1, whole genome shotgun sequence, the following proteins share a genomic window:
- the LOC123116992 gene encoding UDP-glycosyltransferase 83A1, with amino-acid sequence MAGAAPHVMVLPFPAQGHVTPLMELSHRLVDHGLQALDGIRLVFVPDGLADGDSHRDLGKVLAGVLGRVPGYVEELIRATGASGEKKVQWPVAEATMACCFQVARNLGVRVASVCPSSAACLVTSLRIPHLIQDGFFDDKGFPKRHGTFELGPGMPPLCPMQMAWNIDGAPEGRQAAFELAFGIAQVTGLAEIVMCNSFLEAEVGAFELCPNIVPVGPLIADQELQEPIGQFWPEDASCLGWLDRQPEGSVMYVAFGSFTIFDPRQFRELAEGLELAGRPFLWVVRPDFTSSGLSKAWFDEFQKRVAGNGMIVSWCPQQQVLAHSAVACFVSHRGWNSTMEGVGNGVPILCWPYFSDQFANQSYICDTWSTGLGVTHGVDGIVTTEEVKAKLELGHVVPLMELSHRLVDHGFQVTFVNTDVDHALVLAAMAPEGRGEALRGIHLASIPDGLADDEDRKDLNKLVDAYPRHMPAYLEALVGEMEAAGRPRVKWLVADFNMGWSFEVAKRLGIRVASFWPASAACLAIMLKIPELIQNGVLNDKGWPEREETLRLAPGMPPLHTSLLPWNNAGAPDGQHIIFHLVCRNNKFSDHAEMTVCNSFHDAEAGAFKLFPNILPIGPLLADKDFQRPVGNFLPEDMSCLKWLDARPDGSVVYVAFGSMAIFDPRQFQELAEGLELADRPFLWVVRPDFTAGLNKEWLDEFQQRVAGTGMIVSWCSQQQVLAHPAVACFVSHCGWNSTMEAVRNGVPVLCWPYFCEQFLDRSYVTNVWRTGLAVCPGEDGVVTKEEVRCKVETVIGDAGFRKRARRLKDTSWRCISEGGSSHKNFARFVDLLSE; translated from the exons ATGGCCGGCGCGGCGCCCCACGTCATGGTGCTGCCATTCCCGGCGCAGGGCCACGTCACCCCGCTCATGGAGCTGTCGCACCGCCTCGTCGACCACGGCCTCCAG GCGCTGGACGGCATCCGCCTCGTCTTCGTACCGGACGGCCTGGCCGACGGCGACAGCCACAGGGACCTGGGCAAGGTCCTGGCCGGGGTCTTGGGACGCGTGCCGGGCTACGTGGAGGAGCTCATCAGGGCGACGGGGGCGTCCGGGGAAAAGAAGGTGCAGTGGCCCGTCGCCGAGGCGACCATGGCGTGCTGCTTCCAGGTCGCAAGGAATCTCGGCGTCCGGGTCGCTTCAGTCTGCCCGTCGTCCGCGGCGTGCCTTGTCACCTCGCTCAGGATTCCCCA ccttatacaGGATGGCTTCTTCGACGACAAAG GCTTCCCGAAGAGACACGGGACGTTCGAGCTCGGCCCCGGTATGCCGCCACTCTGCCCGATGCAAATGGCATGGAACATCGACGGCGCCCCCGAAGGACGGCAGGCAGCTTTCGAGCTGGCGTTCGGGATTGCTCAGGTAACCGGCCTGGCCGAGATAGTCATGTGCAACTCGTTCCTCGAGGCCGAGGTCGGGGCATTCGAGCTGTGCCCGAACATAGTGCCCGTCGGCCCACTGATTGCCGACCAGGAGCTCCAGGAGCCCATCGGGCAGTTCTGGCCGGAAGACGCGAGCTGCTTAGGATGGCTGGATAGGCAGCCCGAAGGCTCCGTCATGTACGTGGCGTTCGGCAGCTTCACCATCTTCGACCCGCGGCAATTCCGGGAGCTGGCcgaggggctggagctcgccggCCGGCCGTTCCTGTGGGTGGTGCGTCCGGACTTCACCTCTAGCGGCCTCAGCAAGGCGTGGTTCGACGAGTTCCAGAAGCGCGTCGCCGGCAACGGCATGATCGTCAGCTGGTGCCCCCAGCAGCAG GTTCTGGCGCATTCGGCGGTGGCATGCTTCGTGTCACACCGCGGATGGAACTCGACGATGGAGGGGGTGGGGAACGGCGTCCCCATCCTGTGCTGGCCCTACTTCTCTGACCAGTTCGCGAACCAGAGCTACATTTGCGACACTTGGAGTACTGGTTTAGGTGTGACGCATGGCGTGGATGGCATCGTGACCACGGAAGAGGTGAAGGCCAAACTAGAACTG GGCCACGTCGTCCCGCTCATGGAGCTCTCGCACCGCCTCGTCGACCACGGCTTCCAGGTCACCTTCGTCAACACCGACGTGGACCACGCGCTCGTGCTCGCCGCCATGGCGCCCGAGGGCCgcggcgaggcgctgcgcggcatCCACCTGGCCTCCATCCCGGACGGGCTGGCAGACGACGAGGACCGCAAGGACCTCAACAAGCTCGTCGACGCCTACCCGCGCCACATGCCGGCCTACCTGGAGGCGCTGGTCGGGGAAATGGAGGCCGCCGGGAGGCCCAGGGTGAAGTGGCTCGTCGCCGACTTCAATATGGGCTGGTCCTTCGAGGTCGCCAAGAGGCTCGGCATCCGGGTCGCCTCCTTCTGGCCGGCCTCCGCCGCGTGCCTCGCCATCATGCTCAAGATCCCCGAGCTGATTCAGAACGGCGTCCTCAACGACAAGG GATGGCCAGAGCGGGAGGAGACGCTGCGGCTCGCCCCGGGGATGCCGCCGCTCCACACGTCGCTGCTGCCGTGGAACAACGCCGGCGCCCCCGACGGACAGCACATCATCTTCCACCTCGTGTGCCGGAACAACAAGTTCAGCGACCACGCCGAGATGACCGTGTGCAACTCGTTCCACGACGCCGAGGCCGGCGCGTTCAAGCTCTTCCCCAACATCCTGCCCATCGGCCCGCTCTTGGCCGACAAGGACTTCCAGAGGCCCGTCGGCAACTTCTTGCCGGAGGACATGAGCTGCCTCAAATGGCTGGACGCGCGACCTGACGGCTCCGTCGTCTACGTGGCCTTCGGGAGCATGGCCATCTTCGACCCGCGCCAGTTCCAGGAGCTGGCcgaggggctggagctcgccgaCCGGCCGTTCCTGTGGGTGGTGCGCCCCGACTTCACCGCCGGCCTGAACAAGGAGTGGCTCGACGAGTTCCAGCAGCGCGTTGCCGGCACGGGCATGATCGTCAGCTGGTGCTCCCAGCAGCAGGTCCTGGCGCACCCCGCGGTTGCGTGCTTCGTGTcgcactgcgggtggaactcgACCATGGAGGCGGTGAGAAATGGCGTGCCGGTCCTGTGCTGGCCCTACTTCTGCGAGCAGTTCCTGGACCGGAGCTACGTCACCAACGTGTGGAGGACCGGCCTGGCCGTGTGCCCCGGCGAGGATGGTGTTGTGACGAAGGAGGAGGTGAGGTGCAAGGTGGAAACTGTCATTGGCGACGCGGGCTTCAGGAAGAGGGCACGGCGGCTCAAGGACACCTCCTGGAGGTGCATCAGCGAGGGCGGCTCGTCACACAAGAATTTTGCTAGATTTGTGGACCTTCTAAGTGAATGA